A genomic window from Synechococcus sp. WH 8016 includes:
- the murF gene encoding UDP-N-acetylmuramoyl-tripeptide--D-alanyl-D-alanine ligase encodes MLDLADLVSLWGPPQRGDGAAPNLQQRLGPICTDSRLLTPGDFFVPLRGERFDGHRFLASATEQGIQAAVVARDSEIPVPQSLLHWSVDDTLEAYQQIACLVRRNLSCAVVAVTGSAGKTTTRELIRAALAPLGAVQASIGNNNNDVGVPLTLLGIEEHHAAVVVEMGMRGPGEIERLSRCAEPEIAVITNIGTAHIGRLGSREAIASAKCEITAALATDGLVIIPAGDPLLDAALARCWSGRVRRVALVDDANHSDQGADDLGDYNPSTGQITLRNHLYHCPLEGRHNARNLMLALAVADSLGVSPADLEQLDVDVPGGRNRRRQIGALTILDETYNASPEAVLAALDLLASQPGRRFAVLGTMLELGDDSVRLHQAIIDHAASLNLDGLVAVASGREAQAITDASSTLSRFRLVETPEQAAEPLMEWLKPGDTVLLKASRGIALERLLPLLPEL; translated from the coding sequence GTGCTGGATCTCGCTGATCTCGTTTCGCTCTGGGGGCCTCCACAACGGGGTGATGGCGCAGCGCCCAACCTCCAACAACGTTTGGGACCGATCTGCACGGATAGCCGACTGCTCACTCCAGGCGACTTTTTTGTGCCGTTACGCGGTGAACGCTTTGATGGCCATCGCTTCCTCGCATCTGCCACGGAGCAAGGAATCCAGGCCGCTGTGGTCGCCCGAGATAGTGAGATCCCAGTGCCGCAAAGCTTGCTCCACTGGAGCGTGGACGACACGCTGGAGGCCTACCAACAGATCGCCTGTCTCGTGCGGCGCAACCTGAGCTGCGCTGTTGTGGCCGTCACAGGCTCCGCCGGAAAGACCACCACAAGAGAGCTGATTCGCGCCGCACTGGCACCACTGGGAGCCGTTCAGGCCAGTATCGGCAACAACAACAACGACGTTGGTGTTCCACTCACATTGCTCGGGATAGAAGAGCACCACGCCGCTGTCGTGGTGGAGATGGGGATGCGCGGGCCCGGGGAAATTGAACGCTTGTCGCGTTGTGCAGAACCAGAGATTGCCGTGATCACCAATATCGGCACGGCACATATTGGTCGCTTAGGCAGTCGCGAGGCGATTGCCTCGGCCAAATGCGAGATCACAGCAGCCCTTGCAACCGATGGCCTTGTCATCATTCCCGCTGGAGACCCGCTGTTGGATGCAGCCCTTGCTCGCTGTTGGAGTGGCCGCGTCCGGCGTGTGGCCCTGGTCGACGATGCCAACCACTCTGATCAAGGGGCTGATGATCTCGGTGATTACAACCCTTCCACTGGGCAGATCACTCTCCGGAATCACCTCTATCACTGCCCCCTGGAAGGAAGACATAATGCGCGCAACCTGATGCTGGCGCTCGCCGTCGCCGACAGTCTCGGCGTGTCTCCTGCAGATCTTGAACAGCTGGATGTAGACGTACCAGGAGGTCGCAATCGCCGGCGACAGATCGGTGCATTAACGATTCTCGATGAGACATACAACGCTTCACCGGAAGCGGTGTTGGCGGCGTTGGATTTATTGGCATCTCAACCAGGTCGACGCTTTGCCGTGCTCGGCACCATGCTGGAGCTCGGGGACGACAGTGTTCGCCTGCATCAGGCGATCATCGATCACGCTGCAAGCTTGAACCTGGATGGATTGGTGGCTGTCGCTAGCGGACGAGAAGCCCAGGCGATCACAGATGCAAGTTCGACCTTGTCACGGTTTCGCTTGGTAGAAACGCCCGAGCAGGCTGCTGAACCTCTGATGGAATGGCTGAAACCTGGAGACACCGTGCTTTTGAAAGCCAGTCGAGGGATTGCCTTGGAACGGTTGCTGCCGTTACTGCCAGAGCTCTAG
- the glmU gene encoding bifunctional UDP-N-acetylglucosamine diphosphorylase/glucosamine-1-phosphate N-acetyltransferase GlmU, whose protein sequence is MLAVAVLAAGKGTRMKSALPKVLQPLAGATLVERVLSSARNLAPERRLLIVGHQAERVEAQLSSIGGLEFVLQQPQNGTGHAVQQLMAPLKGFQGELLVLNGDVPLLRAETIDALVRSHRDSKADVTLLTARLEDPTGYGRVFADANGRVSGIIEHRDCSNEQRSNNLTNAGIYCFNWAKLAEVLPKLSTDNDQGELYLTDTVQLLDVAMQMEVSDPDEVNGINNRRQLAQCEGVLQQRLRDHWMDEGVTFVDPASCTLSEDCSFGSDVVIEPQTHLRGACRIGNHCRLGPGSLLDNAELGNDVTVVQSVVRDAWVGNDVAIGPFAHIRPASEIGDSCKIGNFVEIKKSVITSGSKVNHLSYIGDAQLGANVNVGAGTITANFDGKKKHLTVIGEGSKTGANSVLVAPVVIGKNVTIGAGSTITKAVPDGSLAIGRAKQFTKEGWNA, encoded by the coding sequence ATGCTTGCTGTTGCCGTTCTTGCTGCTGGGAAAGGCACCCGCATGAAAAGTGCGCTTCCGAAAGTGCTGCAACCTCTAGCGGGCGCCACCTTGGTGGAACGCGTGCTCTCCAGCGCCCGCAATCTCGCGCCAGAGCGCCGGCTCTTAATCGTTGGCCATCAAGCTGAACGGGTGGAAGCGCAGCTCAGCTCCATTGGCGGGCTCGAATTTGTGCTCCAACAGCCGCAGAACGGAACAGGCCATGCCGTTCAGCAATTGATGGCTCCCCTCAAGGGCTTTCAGGGTGAGTTGTTGGTGCTCAACGGGGATGTTCCTCTTTTGCGTGCGGAGACGATTGATGCCTTGGTCCGCTCCCACCGCGATAGCAAGGCGGATGTGACCTTGTTAACGGCAAGGCTTGAGGATCCCACTGGTTATGGCCGGGTGTTTGCTGATGCGAATGGTCGTGTCAGCGGAATCATTGAACACCGTGATTGCAGCAATGAGCAACGGTCCAACAACCTCACCAATGCCGGGATCTATTGCTTCAACTGGGCAAAATTGGCCGAGGTCTTGCCGAAATTGAGCACCGATAACGATCAGGGCGAGCTCTACCTCACCGACACAGTGCAGCTCTTAGATGTTGCGATGCAGATGGAGGTGAGTGATCCCGATGAAGTGAATGGAATCAACAACCGCAGGCAATTGGCTCAGTGTGAGGGCGTTCTGCAACAGCGCCTTCGTGATCACTGGATGGACGAGGGTGTGACCTTCGTGGATCCTGCCAGTTGCACCCTCAGTGAGGACTGCAGCTTTGGCAGTGATGTTGTGATCGAACCACAAACGCATCTGCGTGGAGCCTGCCGCATTGGCAATCACTGTCGCCTAGGCCCAGGCAGCTTGCTTGACAATGCCGAACTCGGTAACGATGTCACGGTTGTGCAATCCGTGGTGCGCGATGCATGGGTTGGCAACGATGTAGCGATCGGGCCTTTCGCCCATATCCGACCAGCCTCGGAGATTGGTGATTCCTGCAAGATTGGAAATTTTGTTGAGATTAAAAAGAGTGTGATCACATCTGGCAGCAAGGTGAATCACCTCAGTTACATCGGTGATGCTCAATTAGGCGCCAATGTGAATGTGGGAGCTGGCACGATTACCGCCAATTTTGATGGCAAGAAGAAGCATCTCACCGTGATTGGTGAGGGAAGTAAAACGGGGGCCAATTCTGTGCTAGTTGCTCCTGTTGTGATCGGCAAAAATGTCACGATTGGGGCAGGATCCACGATCACCAAAGCTGTTCCAGATGGTTCGCTTGCGATCGGTCGTGCCAAGCAATTCACCAAGGAAGGATGGAACGCCTAG
- a CDS encoding tRNA (5-methylaminomethyl-2-thiouridine)(34)-methyltransferase MnmD, with protein MLSARFTADGSFSLHSDSFAESFHSSDGALEEANSKFVLPAQLDRFPDGRDLRVLDVCFGLGYNTAALMSALPHRGGPSLQCWGLELDRSPLRLALAEPTFQALWPPHVVACLGALSAEGCWQDSDRQQSVQMLWGDARQQLRQLPADGRFDLIFLDAFSPSKCPQLWSEEFLQSLADLLAPSGRLLTYCRAAAVRNSLRHAGLGLRSLLPKSREGSGWSAGTLALRPSDDHQPCPAIGPGWRGLSVMEEEHLQTCAGVPYRDPTGTDAAALILNRRQQEQAFADRPSTSAWQRKWRDPAAQ; from the coding sequence GTGCTGAGTGCTCGCTTTACCGCAGACGGAAGCTTCAGTTTGCATAGCGACAGCTTTGCCGAAAGCTTCCATAGTTCTGACGGTGCCCTCGAAGAAGCGAACAGCAAGTTTGTTCTGCCAGCCCAGCTGGATCGCTTTCCTGATGGCAGGGATTTGCGCGTTTTAGACGTTTGCTTTGGGCTGGGATACAACACGGCTGCTCTGATGTCGGCGCTTCCCCACCGAGGTGGTCCAAGCTTGCAATGTTGGGGGTTAGAACTCGATCGATCTCCTTTGCGGTTGGCCCTGGCTGAGCCGACCTTCCAAGCCCTTTGGCCTCCTCACGTTGTGGCTTGCTTAGGGGCACTTTCTGCTGAGGGCTGCTGGCAGGATTCGGATCGTCAGCAGTCTGTTCAGATGCTCTGGGGCGATGCGCGTCAGCAGCTTCGGCAATTGCCAGCGGATGGTCGGTTCGATTTGATTTTTTTAGACGCTTTTTCGCCGAGCAAATGTCCCCAGCTCTGGAGTGAGGAATTTCTGCAGAGCCTTGCAGATTTGCTTGCCCCTAGTGGACGGTTGCTGACCTATTGCAGAGCAGCAGCCGTTAGAAATAGCCTGCGCCATGCCGGTCTTGGCTTGCGCTCGCTTTTACCGAAATCAAGGGAAGGTTCAGGCTGGAGTGCGGGAACCTTGGCGTTACGCCCTAGCGATGATCATCAGCCTTGTCCCGCAATCGGACCTGGTTGGCGTGGTTTGAGCGTGATGGAAGAAGAGCATCTACAGACCTGTGCCGGGGTGCCCTACCGAGATCCCACCGGTACGGATGCAGCTGCGTTGATTTTGAATCGCCGCCAACAAGAACAGGCTTTCGCTGATCGTCCAAGCACCAGTGCATGGCAGCGAAAGTGGAGAGATCCTGCAGCGCAGTGA
- the aroA gene encoding 3-phosphoshikimate 1-carboxyvinyltransferase, whose translation MSGSNGSPRDLKAGGSLRGRVRVPGDKSISHRALLFGAIAEGTTTIEGLLPAEDPISTAACLRSMGTTISPIQSGEIVTIEGVGLDGLQEPLEILDCGNSGTTMRLMLGLLAGRQGRHFVLTGDASLRRRPMNRVGQPLSLLGADVRGRDHGNLAPLSVQGQRLRGAVVGTPVASAQVKSAILLAALTAEGATSVIEPAPSRDHSERMLKAFGADLEVGGEMGRHIVVRPGATLKGQHVVVPGDISSAAFWLVAGALVPGANITVENVGLNPTRTGILEVLDLMGASVQVLNRRDVAGEPVGDLQVSHGPLKAFQFGEEIMPRLVDEVPILSVAACFCDGESRISGAAELRVKETDRLAVMARQLKAMGADIDEDPDGLTIRGGQSLKGAELDSETDHRVAMSLAVAGLMAEGHSRLSRSEAAAVSYPNFWDDLERLRC comes from the coding sequence GTGTCTGGATCAAATGGCTCCCCAAGGGATCTGAAGGCAGGTGGCAGCCTCCGTGGCCGGGTCCGCGTTCCAGGAGATAAATCCATTTCTCATCGTGCGCTCCTCTTTGGCGCCATCGCAGAGGGCACAACCACCATTGAAGGTCTCTTGCCCGCTGAGGATCCGATTAGCACGGCTGCCTGTTTGCGCTCGATGGGGACAACGATTTCCCCTATTCAGAGTGGTGAAATTGTGACCATCGAGGGCGTTGGTCTCGATGGTTTGCAAGAGCCTTTAGAGATTCTCGATTGCGGCAATTCCGGAACCACGATGCGGCTGATGCTTGGTCTGCTCGCCGGCAGGCAGGGTCGCCATTTTGTGTTGACCGGTGATGCCTCACTCCGTCGTCGTCCGATGAACAGGGTTGGACAACCCTTGTCTTTATTAGGGGCCGATGTGCGCGGGCGCGACCACGGGAATTTGGCCCCGCTTTCTGTTCAAGGTCAAAGGCTGAGAGGTGCTGTGGTGGGAACACCTGTGGCCAGCGCCCAGGTGAAATCTGCCATCTTGCTTGCTGCCCTCACCGCTGAGGGAGCAACGAGCGTGATCGAACCAGCGCCCTCTCGAGATCACAGCGAGCGCATGCTCAAAGCTTTTGGTGCTGACCTTGAAGTGGGTGGTGAGATGGGTCGTCACATTGTGGTGCGACCAGGCGCCACCTTGAAGGGACAACATGTTGTGGTGCCAGGCGATATCAGTTCGGCTGCCTTCTGGCTCGTGGCTGGTGCCCTCGTTCCTGGAGCCAATATCACGGTGGAAAATGTGGGCTTAAATCCCACGCGCACTGGCATTCTCGAAGTTTTGGACTTGATGGGTGCTTCTGTTCAGGTTTTGAATCGGCGTGATGTTGCCGGTGAACCTGTGGGTGATCTTCAGGTGAGCCACGGTCCCCTGAAGGCTTTTCAGTTTGGAGAAGAGATCATGCCCCGTTTGGTGGATGAAGTTCCAATCCTGAGTGTGGCGGCTTGTTTTTGTGATGGTGAAAGTCGTATCAGCGGTGCTGCTGAGTTGCGTGTGAAAGAAACGGATCGACTGGCTGTGATGGCGAGGCAACTCAAAGCGATGGGCGCCGATATCGATGAGGATCCGGATGGTTTGACGATTCGAGGCGGTCAGTCCCTGAAGGGTGCTGAATTGGATAGTGAGACCGATCATCGTGTGGCGATGAGCCTGGCGGTTGCTGGTTTGATGGCCGAGGGGCATTCAAGGTTGAGCCGCAGCGAAGCAGCGGCTGTGAGTTATCCCAATTTTTGGGACGATCTCGAGAGATTGCGTTGCTGA
- a CDS encoding helix-turn-helix domain-containing protein, with product MDLDETKAASYIHIKEGVVQVCLVSTINHELFPIGFIGAESMKIEKVRLGEYSLRLEALNRVKFQISPNDGCSKETDSVFNNRWLLILCMIKSSMQIEFRISRLITILIYYFGKRGKENYTLPFELSHSQIALLVGCTRSTVTRQIGLMKEKGLVSSDKRNKEILVSERLMKQESIFIEHLQWM from the coding sequence TTGGATCTTGATGAGACCAAAGCCGCTAGTTACATACACATAAAAGAAGGGGTCGTACAAGTCTGCCTCGTCTCAACAATCAATCACGAGCTTTTCCCGATTGGATTTATTGGGGCAGAGTCTATGAAGATAGAAAAAGTCAGGCTAGGGGAGTATTCACTGCGGCTAGAAGCCTTAAACAGAGTAAAATTTCAAATTTCACCCAACGACGGTTGCAGCAAAGAAACAGATTCTGTCTTTAATAATCGTTGGCTTTTGATATTATGCATGATCAAGTCATCAATGCAAATCGAATTTCGCATCAGTCGTTTAATCACAATCCTAATCTATTATTTCGGAAAAAGGGGCAAAGAAAATTACACCCTTCCATTCGAGTTAAGCCATTCACAAATCGCCTTATTAGTCGGCTGCACCCGCTCCACTGTTACACGACAAATAGGGTTAATGAAAGAAAAGGGACTCGTCAGCTCTGACAAAAGAAACAAAGAAATCCTCGTCAGCGAACGATTAATGAAGCAAGAATCTATCTTTATTGAGCATCTACAGTGGATGTAA
- a CDS encoding ferritin: protein MAGPNGRALAESMNPDLLSAIQQHISMERHASITYLAMSIWCAERELAGCYQFFDAEAKDEQSHAVHFTQYLIARGQSNNLQSLEAPRQTWENLVSLMETAFQMEADTTSSIQSVYAMAERNSDTRTTVFLDPLMEAQIQSEDQFAYLLGRVKFANGDPTALLVIDNELRAGQTQRG from the coding sequence ATGGCAGGCCCTAACGGACGTGCATTGGCCGAATCCATGAATCCAGATTTGCTCAGCGCCATTCAGCAACATATTTCGATGGAGAGGCATGCCTCCATTACCTACTTAGCGATGTCGATTTGGTGCGCGGAACGAGAACTGGCAGGGTGTTATCAGTTTTTTGATGCCGAAGCGAAAGACGAACAGTCGCACGCCGTGCATTTCACTCAATATTTGATTGCTCGAGGTCAGTCCAACAATCTGCAATCACTGGAGGCACCACGGCAAACCTGGGAGAATTTAGTCTCGTTGATGGAAACAGCCTTTCAGATGGAAGCCGACACAACGTCGTCGATCCAAAGCGTGTACGCAATGGCTGAACGCAATAGCGATACCAGAACAACCGTGTTCCTAGACCCATTGATGGAAGCCCAAATCCAATCCGAAGATCAATTCGCTTATTTACTTGGACGAGTAAAGTTCGCGAATGGTGACCCCACAGCTTTGCTCGTGATCGACAACGAATTAAGAGCAGGTCAAACGCAACGAGGTTGA
- a CDS encoding Crp/Fnr family transcriptional regulator has protein sequence MSFRFLPDDPTSSIQIPTGQTVLVDTHGRSECMKLNVLEGIARVYCPCEETEGMTLAFLQTGDQLRTDCLCSDGICVEAMTPLRIETKSMEPSPNGYDSVNEWTLQLLRIRHLGQAEQRLHALLSLLVNRLGKRYGEWCNLPFRLTHDRIGELIGSTRVTSTRLISKLRNGEMLVTHSGEATMKLSPQFIESSPLGF, from the coding sequence GTGAGCTTCCGCTTTCTGCCAGACGACCCCACGTCTTCGATCCAAATCCCCACGGGGCAAACCGTGCTTGTTGACACGCACGGACGCAGCGAGTGCATGAAATTGAATGTGCTCGAGGGTATTGCCAGGGTGTATTGCCCCTGTGAAGAAACAGAGGGAATGACCCTTGCCTTCTTGCAGACGGGCGATCAGCTCAGAACGGATTGCTTATGCAGTGACGGTATTTGCGTGGAGGCGATGACGCCTTTGAGGATCGAGACCAAATCGATGGAGCCGTCTCCGAATGGTTATGACTCCGTGAATGAGTGGACGTTGCAACTCCTGAGAATCCGTCATTTAGGGCAGGCAGAACAGAGGCTTCATGCCTTGTTGAGTCTGTTGGTGAATCGGCTAGGGAAGCGCTATGGAGAATGGTGCAATCTTCCTTTTCGTCTCACTCACGATCGAATTGGTGAATTGATTGGATCCACCAGAGTGACGTCTACGCGTTTAATCTCCAAGCTGCGCAATGGTGAAATGTTGGTGACTCATTCCGGAGAAGCCACCATGAAGCTGTCTCCCCAATTCATTGAATCCAGTCCTCTGGGCTTTTAA
- a CDS encoding iron uptake porin produces MKRFHQLLVAPAALGLLAPVAANATDFKATELNINAVSDYAASSASNSREQVTSITQFSDVYPTDWAYQALSNLIERYGCVAGYPNGTYRGNRAMTRYEAAALLNACLDRVTEVTDELKRLMKEFEKELAILKGRVDGLEARVGELEATQFSTTTKLTGKAEMTIGATTYGGDETNSLQDEDGNYLGDTGTTFSYRTTLNLNTSFTGKDLLYTRLRTGNFNNNAFSGSGYTGKQTQIEASKSSANSLKVDKLWYQFPLGNDFQVFAGPLIENYYMLAATPSVYKHVLKQFKLGGYYGAYGASTSPGAGINWISNRNANYLDPKFKVSANYVAKNGTKSDPNDGGIAGDRSKGKFLSQIAYGTPSWQVSAAYAYSQAGMTVGGGGTKAGLNKGGYSDANQFNLNAYYQPLDSGWIPSISVGWSITSFNNKEGFDAGDVTQSQGWLVGLNWQDAFMRGNRLGFAVGQPQFATALKNQGKDGNGYADDGNYAFELYYDFQVTDNITVTPALFYLSRPFGQQTGSSASTGGTGADTFSTLGGLVLTTFKF; encoded by the coding sequence TTGAAACGTTTCCATCAACTGCTGGTGGCCCCAGCGGCCCTGGGCCTTTTGGCTCCTGTGGCTGCTAATGCCACTGACTTCAAAGCGACTGAGCTGAACATCAACGCTGTTTCTGACTACGCCGCCAGCTCTGCATCGAACAGCCGCGAGCAAGTCACCAGCATCACTCAGTTTTCCGACGTTTACCCAACCGACTGGGCTTATCAGGCTCTTAGTAACCTGATCGAGCGCTACGGCTGTGTGGCTGGTTACCCCAACGGCACCTATCGCGGTAACAGGGCGATGACCCGCTATGAAGCGGCTGCTCTGTTGAACGCTTGTCTCGACCGCGTCACCGAAGTGACCGACGAGCTGAAGCGCCTGATGAAAGAGTTCGAAAAGGAACTCGCCATCCTCAAGGGCCGTGTTGACGGTTTGGAAGCTCGCGTTGGCGAACTGGAAGCAACTCAGTTCTCCACCACCACCAAACTCACCGGTAAGGCCGAGATGACCATTGGTGCCACAACCTATGGAGGGGATGAAACCAATTCCCTTCAAGATGAAGATGGAAATTATTTAGGCGACACGGGAACAACGTTCTCGTATCGCACCACCCTCAACCTCAATACAAGCTTCACCGGAAAAGATCTGCTCTACACCCGCCTGAGAACGGGTAACTTCAACAACAACGCATTCTCTGGCAGCGGTTACACCGGTAAGCAAACACAAATCGAAGCATCCAAGAGCAGCGCAAACAGCCTGAAGGTGGACAAGCTTTGGTATCAGTTTCCCCTAGGAAACGATTTCCAAGTGTTTGCTGGCCCCCTGATCGAAAACTATTACATGCTGGCCGCCACTCCTAGCGTTTACAAGCATGTGCTTAAGCAGTTCAAGCTCGGTGGCTACTACGGTGCCTACGGCGCGAGTACATCACCTGGTGCAGGGATCAACTGGATCAGCAACAGAAATGCTAATTACCTCGATCCTAAGTTCAAAGTTAGCGCCAACTATGTCGCTAAAAATGGCACCAAGAGTGATCCCAATGATGGTGGTATCGCAGGCGATCGTTCCAAAGGGAAGTTCCTTAGCCAAATTGCCTACGGAACACCCTCATGGCAAGTCTCTGCTGCCTATGCCTATTCCCAGGCAGGCATGACTGTTGGTGGCGGTGGTACCAAAGCTGGACTAAATAAAGGTGGTTATTCTGATGCCAATCAGTTCAATTTAAATGCTTACTACCAGCCCTTAGACAGTGGTTGGATTCCTAGCATCAGTGTTGGTTGGAGCATCACCAGCTTCAACAACAAAGAGGGTTTTGATGCTGGTGATGTCACGCAATCTCAAGGTTGGCTTGTTGGTCTTAACTGGCAAGATGCCTTCATGCGTGGCAACCGCTTAGGGTTTGCTGTGGGTCAACCTCAGTTCGCGACAGCTCTGAAAAATCAGGGTAAAGATGGCAATGGATATGCAGACGATGGCAACTATGCTTTCGAACTGTATTACGACTTCCAGGTCACCGATAACATCACCGTGACGCCTGCTTTGTTCTACTTGAGTCGTCCGTTCGGCCAACAAACAGGATCGAGTGCCTCCACGGGTGGCACTGGTGCCGACACCTTCAGTACCCTGGGTGGTCTGGTCTTGACAACATTCAAGTTCTGA
- a CDS encoding Fe2+-dependent dioxygenase — protein sequence MNHLRLPLLDQETCENLLEKLAQEAEWQDGSLTAGAHAKGGKRNLQIIYDSPLRKDIHERVEHAMWNHPVVKGFCLPRKLHRFLITKTEKEGGYDTHVDNAYMSSGRSDLSFTLSLTDDTRYEGGELEIDSISESFPIRLKQGEIVIYPSTSLHRVCTVTRGVRTVCVGWIESYVQAENDRLCLFQLESGARAVLAKHGRSDELDLIFLAYTNLLRRLGG from the coding sequence ATGAATCATTTGCGCTTGCCATTACTTGACCAAGAAACCTGTGAAAACTTGCTTGAGAAACTTGCTCAGGAAGCAGAATGGCAGGATGGTTCACTCACAGCTGGTGCTCACGCGAAGGGAGGAAAAAGAAATTTACAAATTATCTACGATTCTCCATTGCGAAAAGACATCCATGAGCGTGTCGAACATGCCATGTGGAACCATCCAGTCGTGAAAGGATTTTGCCTTCCTCGCAAGCTTCACCGATTCTTAATTACAAAAACAGAAAAGGAAGGTGGGTATGACACCCATGTTGATAATGCCTATATGAGCAGTGGAAGAAGTGATTTATCTTTTACGCTCTCCTTAACGGATGACACGAGGTATGAGGGTGGTGAGCTGGAGATCGATAGTATTTCTGAGTCATTTCCGATCAGGCTTAAGCAGGGTGAAATTGTGATCTATCCAAGTACATCGTTGCATCGCGTTTGTACTGTCACGAGAGGTGTTCGCACGGTTTGTGTGGGTTGGATTGAGAGTTATGTGCAGGCTGAAAATGATCGCCTTTGTTTGTTTCAGCTGGAAAGTGGTGCGCGAGCGGTTTTGGCAAAGCACGGTCGTAGTGACGAACTTGATTTGATCTTCTTGGCCTACACCAATCTGTTACGGAGATTAGGTGGCTAG